One stretch of Pyramidobacter piscolens W5455 DNA includes these proteins:
- the eno gene encoding phosphopyruvate hydratase: MSAIVGVHAREILDSRGNPTVEVEVGLETGEIARAGVPSGASTGTFEAVELRDGGGRYGGKGVLNAVKNVNDVIAPEICGMDADDLRAVDRVMLDLDGTSNKSRLGANAILGVSMAVTRAAALEHDMALWDYIGGLNAKTLPTPMMNVINGGAHADNNLDIQEFMIVPHGAESFCEALRMGAETYHALKKLLVKEGFSTGLGDEGGFAPNFSSNRMGFEYLVKAIEAAGYEPGRQISIACDVAISELYSEGKYRFKGEGRDFTPAELADYYAQLCADFPIVSIEDGMNEEDWEGWKLLTEKLGGKVQLVGDDLFVTNPERLAKGIETGAGNSILIKLNQIGSVSETLDVIGMARDSGYSWVVSHRSGETDDSFIADLAVATAAGQIKTGAPARMDRIAKYNQLLRIEEALEGEASYAGLSTFRCAR; this comes from the coding sequence ATGAGCGCAATCGTAGGCGTACATGCAAGAGAAATCCTGGATTCCCGCGGCAATCCAACGGTGGAGGTCGAAGTTGGCCTCGAGACCGGCGAGATCGCTCGCGCCGGCGTGCCTTCCGGCGCTTCCACGGGAACGTTCGAAGCCGTTGAACTGCGCGACGGCGGCGGCCGTTACGGCGGCAAGGGCGTTCTGAACGCCGTCAAGAACGTCAACGACGTGATCGCTCCCGAGATCTGCGGCATGGACGCCGACGATCTCCGCGCCGTGGATCGCGTTATGCTTGATCTCGACGGCACGTCTAACAAGAGCAGACTGGGCGCAAATGCGATCCTTGGCGTTTCCATGGCCGTGACCCGCGCCGCGGCTCTGGAGCACGACATGGCCCTGTGGGACTATATCGGCGGTCTGAACGCCAAGACGCTGCCTACGCCGATGATGAACGTCATCAACGGCGGCGCTCACGCCGACAACAATCTCGACATTCAGGAGTTCATGATCGTCCCCCATGGCGCCGAGTCGTTCTGCGAGGCGCTGCGCATGGGCGCCGAGACGTATCACGCCCTGAAGAAACTGCTTGTCAAAGAGGGGTTCAGTACCGGTCTGGGCGACGAAGGCGGCTTCGCGCCGAACTTTTCCAGCAACCGCATGGGCTTCGAATATCTCGTCAAGGCCATCGAAGCGGCCGGCTACGAACCCGGCAGGCAGATCTCGATCGCCTGCGACGTGGCCATCTCCGAACTGTATTCCGAGGGAAAATACCGCTTCAAGGGCGAAGGTCGCGATTTCACGCCCGCCGAGCTAGCCGATTATTACGCGCAGCTCTGTGCCGACTTCCCCATCGTTTCCATCGAGGACGGTATGAACGAGGAAGACTGGGAGGGGTGGAAGCTGCTCACCGAGAAGTTGGGCGGCAAAGTGCAGCTCGTCGGCGACGATCTTTTCGTCACCAATCCCGAACGTCTCGCCAAAGGCATCGAGACCGGCGCGGGCAACTCGATCCTGATCAAGCTGAATCAGATCGGTTCCGTTTCCGAGACGCTCGACGTCATCGGCATGGCTCGCGACTCCGGTTACAGTTGGGTCGTCTCGCACCGCTCCGGCGAGACCGACGACAGCTTCATCGCCGATCTGGCGGTGGCGACTGCGGCCGGACAGATCAAGACGGGGGCCCCCGCCCGCATGGACCGTATCGCCAAGTACAACCAGCTGCTCCGCATCGAGGAGGCGCTGGAGGGCGAAGCTTCCTACGCCGGGCTGTCCACCTTCCGCTGCGCCAGATGA
- a CDS encoding amidohydrolase family protein: MLALKNAKVITVAGTTYEKGTILVDAGKIRAVGKNVRIPQGCEVMDLTGKWVTPGFIDAHTHISTFNEPTTLPSIVDGNEKTDPVTAQVRGIDALNPFDMAIEASRRAGFSTCYTGPGSANVCGGIGVGFKTKQGSTVYDIALPGTEHMKFAMGENPKRVYGLEQHKMPMTRMGLAAVMRKVLYEALDYSDELRLGEKDLAKKPKRNFLLDELVPVVRGTRKCRIHAHRADDIVTAVRIAEEFHLDFSIEHCTEGYKILDFLKEHRVDCVVGPLTMGPSKMEIWGRRLTTPAQFEAAGINFCLTQDTSSGTKYLPVYVGMCIARGLSEKTAFEAVTIRPARLLGLADRIGSIEVGKDADLAIWSGNPFSNLTLCEKTIIDGEVYDNLAAGLD; the protein is encoded by the coding sequence ATGTTGGCGCTGAAAAACGCAAAGGTTATCACTGTCGCTGGAACAACGTACGAAAAAGGAACGATCCTCGTTGATGCGGGCAAGATAAGAGCCGTGGGAAAAAACGTGAGGATCCCCCAGGGATGCGAGGTCATGGATCTGACGGGAAAATGGGTCACTCCGGGGTTTATCGACGCCCATACGCATATTTCCACGTTCAACGAACCTACGACGCTGCCGTCGATTGTCGATGGGAATGAGAAGACCGACCCCGTTACGGCTCAGGTTCGCGGCATCGACGCCTTGAATCCGTTCGACATGGCCATAGAAGCTTCCCGACGTGCCGGATTTTCTACCTGTTACACTGGGCCTGGTTCCGCAAACGTGTGCGGCGGGATCGGCGTCGGCTTCAAGACGAAGCAAGGTTCTACAGTGTATGATATCGCGCTTCCCGGCACAGAGCACATGAAGTTCGCCATGGGTGAAAATCCCAAGCGCGTGTACGGTCTGGAGCAGCACAAGATGCCCATGACCCGGATGGGGCTGGCCGCGGTGATGCGTAAAGTTTTGTACGAAGCTCTTGACTATTCGGATGAACTTCGTCTTGGCGAAAAAGATCTTGCGAAAAAGCCCAAGCGCAATTTTTTGCTCGACGAATTGGTCCCGGTCGTGCGTGGAACTCGTAAATGCCGTATCCATGCTCATCGCGCCGACGATATTGTTACCGCCGTACGCATCGCCGAAGAATTCCATCTTGATTTTTCTATCGAGCACTGTACCGAGGGTTACAAGATCCTTGACTTTCTTAAGGAACATCGTGTCGACTGCGTCGTTGGCCCGCTGACTATGGGGCCGTCGAAAATGGAAATTTGGGGACGGCGTCTTACGACTCCCGCCCAATTTGAAGCTGCGGGGATCAATTTCTGTCTGACTCAGGATACTTCTTCAGGAACGAAGTATTTGCCTGTCTATGTTGGTATGTGCATTGCCCGTGGTTTAAGCGAGAAGACGGCGTTTGAAGCCGTTACGATCCGCCCGGCCAGATTGCTTGGTCTTGCTGATCGTATAGGCAGTATCGAAGTCGGCAAGGATGCCGATCTTGCCATATGGAGCGGGAATCCGTTCAGCAATCTGACGCTGTGCGAAAAGACCATCATTGACGGAGAAGTGTACGATAACCTTGCGGCTGGATTAGATTAA
- the secF gene encoding protein translocase subunit SecF: protein MRLNIPFMRYRKVWLAIAAFFVLGSLGLVAARGFNLGIDFTGGNLLQIEFPEAVEVGQVREAMAKVGYGSAVIQSYSDKGVMIRLQGSSELTPAELRDKIIKAVDALHTGSVKLVNFEMVGPTVGSELRNQAIFASAIALAGILLYITIRFRFRFALVSVLALVHDTVLTLGLFSLLHVELGMTFIAAILTTIGYSLNNTIVILDRVRENWRTLPKVGMPQLLDNSINQTLARTINTSLTTFFPVLAFYIWGGPVLAGFSLAIMAGIIVGGFSSVCVTTSILCLWHEISPEK from the coding sequence ATGAGACTGAATATCCCTTTTATGCGTTATCGTAAGGTCTGGCTGGCGATCGCGGCGTTCTTCGTGCTCGGCAGCTTGGGGCTGGTTGCGGCTCGCGGCTTCAACCTCGGCATCGACTTCACGGGCGGCAATCTGCTCCAGATCGAATTCCCCGAAGCGGTCGAGGTCGGGCAGGTGCGTGAAGCCATGGCGAAAGTCGGCTACGGCAGCGCCGTGATCCAGTCGTACAGCGACAAGGGCGTGATGATCCGTTTGCAGGGCAGCAGCGAGCTGACGCCGGCAGAATTGCGCGACAAGATCATCAAGGCGGTGGACGCGCTCCATACGGGCAGCGTCAAGCTGGTCAACTTCGAAATGGTCGGCCCCACGGTCGGCTCCGAGCTGCGCAATCAGGCTATTTTTGCCTCGGCGATCGCGCTGGCGGGCATTTTGCTGTACATCACGATCCGCTTCCGCTTCCGCTTCGCGCTGGTCAGCGTGCTGGCGCTGGTTCACGACACAGTGCTGACGCTCGGTCTTTTCAGCTTGCTGCACGTGGAGCTGGGCATGACGTTCATCGCCGCCATTCTGACGACGATCGGCTATTCGCTGAACAACACCATCGTCATTCTGGACCGCGTGCGCGAGAACTGGCGCACCCTGCCCAAGGTCGGAATGCCGCAGCTGCTGGACAATTCCATCAACCAGACGCTGGCCCGCACGATCAACACGTCGCTGACCACGTTCTTCCCGGTGTTGGCTTTTTACATTTGGGGCGGCCCGGTCCTGGCCGGCTTTTCGCTGGCCATCATGGCGGGCATCATCGTCGGCGGTTTCAGTTCCGTCTGCGTGACGACGTCGATCCTGTGCCTGTGGCATGAGATCTCTCCCGAAAAATAA
- a CDS encoding ABC transporter permease: MNDNSKNARSRSVVAQNQIGNESLPLTTYWKDVRRRFLKNKIAVVGLAILLIIIVLCVGAPCFTRYDPMMDMDLMNTLVRPFSQEHIFGTDDLGRDIWSRLLYGGRMSAMTGMSVTLLSAAFGIVIGLASGYYGSWVDALLMRFTDIMLSFPFLIIAIAIMAALGSSQGNVILALAIVGWPKFARLTRGQVLAIKNTEYVESARVAGFKNTRIIFNHIFPNCIGPLIIQATLSTGSAILSASGLSYLGLGCDAAAPDWGVMLNQGRNYLQQASYLTTIPGIAISLTVLSMNWIGDGLRDAFDPKMRK, from the coding sequence ATGAATGATAATTCAAAAAATGCGCGGAGCAGGAGCGTTGTAGCGCAGAATCAAATTGGAAACGAGTCGTTGCCTTTGACCACGTATTGGAAGGACGTAAGACGCCGTTTCTTGAAAAATAAAATCGCGGTCGTTGGCCTGGCGATCCTTCTGATTATCATTGTCCTTTGCGTCGGCGCTCCGTGTTTTACACGATATGATCCTATGATGGACATGGATCTGATGAACACCTTGGTCCGGCCATTTTCCCAGGAGCATATTTTCGGCACTGACGACTTGGGGCGCGATATTTGGTCGCGTCTGTTGTATGGAGGACGTATGTCGGCAATGACGGGGATGTCGGTCACGTTGCTCTCCGCAGCTTTTGGCATTGTGATCGGTTTAGCCAGCGGCTATTATGGCAGTTGGGTTGACGCATTACTTATGCGCTTTACAGATATCATGTTGTCTTTTCCGTTTCTTATCATCGCCATTGCTATCATGGCGGCTCTAGGATCGAGCCAGGGTAACGTGATTTTGGCGTTGGCAATCGTCGGATGGCCAAAGTTTGCCCGTCTTACTCGCGGGCAGGTACTGGCGATTAAAAATACGGAATACGTTGAGTCTGCGCGCGTCGCTGGTTTTAAAAATACACGCATTATATTCAACCATATTTTCCCTAATTGTATCGGCCCGCTGATTATCCAGGCTACGCTGTCAACAGGAAGCGCGATTCTTTCGGCGTCGGGGCTTTCGTACCTTGGTTTGGGATGCGATGCGGCTGCGCCTGACTGGGGCGTCATGCTGAACCAGGGACGTAATTACCTGCAGCAGGCGTCGTATCTAACGACGATCCCAGGCATCGCGATCTCGCTTACGGTTCTTTCTATGAATTGGATCGGCGATGGACTTCGAGACGCGTTTGATCCTAAGATGAGGAAGTAG
- a CDS encoding lipopolysaccharide assembly protein LapA domain-containing protein, translating into MRSYGLGLGFVAIWAATYAVQNQDILAVRFLAWDFALSQGLWEIFLFFFGIVVMWLISLAASWEGRFRSRREIERARRRIAALEKERGALLAAMKAAGASQEEITFIENGTSL; encoded by the coding sequence ATGAGAAGTTACGGGCTGGGGCTTGGCTTTGTCGCCATCTGGGCGGCGACTTACGCGGTGCAGAATCAGGATATTCTGGCGGTGCGCTTTTTGGCCTGGGATTTTGCGCTGTCTCAGGGACTCTGGGAGATTTTTTTGTTTTTCTTCGGTATCGTCGTGATGTGGCTGATTTCGCTGGCCGCTTCATGGGAAGGCCGGTTCCGCAGCCGTCGTGAGATCGAGCGCGCCCGCCGCCGCATCGCCGCGCTGGAGAAGGAGCGCGGCGCGTTGCTGGCGGCGATGAAGGCTGCCGGCGCGTCTCAGGAAGAGATCACTTTTATCGAAAACGGTACGTCGCTGTAA
- the yajC gene encoding preprotein translocase subunit YajC: protein MKKTLFASFFTLLLAGAAGAAGAADAPAAAPAAQGGSALQAFFPLIIFVVIFYFFILRPQKKRQRTHDSLVNSLQRGDRVITAGGFFGIVREVKDDSVIIEIAEGLVARVLKSSISTKITPEAPKAAPKAEEAAKPEEPVTPEEAPAAEDKQ, encoded by the coding sequence ATGAAAAAGACTCTGTTCGCTTCGTTTTTCACTCTTCTCCTGGCCGGTGCGGCCGGTGCGGCCGGTGCGGCCGACGCTCCTGCGGCTGCTCCAGCTGCTCAGGGCGGCAGCGCGTTGCAGGCGTTTTTCCCGCTGATTATTTTCGTGGTGATCTTCTATTTCTTCATTCTTCGCCCTCAGAAGAAACGCCAGAGGACCCACGACAGTCTCGTCAACAGCTTGCAGCGCGGCGACCGTGTCATCACCGCCGGGGGCTTCTTCGGCATCGTCCGCGAAGTGAAGGATGACAGCGTTATCATCGAAATCGCCGAAGGTCTGGTCGCGCGTGTGCTGAAGAGCTCCATCTCCACGAAGATCACCCCCGAAGCCCCCAAGGCGGCCCCCAAGGCCGAAGAGGCTGCGAAGCCCGAAGAACCTGTCACGCCCGAAGAAGCGCCTGCGGCCGAGGACAAACAATAA
- a CDS encoding S4 domain-containing protein, whose protein sequence is MRLDKFLKLSQLVKRRAAAQEMIEVGAVRVNGRKVKPASDVKAGDLIEVAFPRRVIAAAVLVDDEAALRRRGTVACEMRGERRVDPAEDPWSE, encoded by the coding sequence ATTCGGCTGGACAAATTTTTGAAGCTTTCGCAGCTGGTGAAGCGCCGCGCCGCGGCGCAGGAAATGATCGAGGTCGGCGCGGTGCGCGTCAACGGCCGGAAGGTCAAACCGGCCAGCGACGTCAAAGCGGGCGACCTGATCGAGGTGGCTTTCCCCCGGCGCGTGATTGCCGCCGCCGTTCTCGTTGACGACGAAGCGGCGCTTCGCCGCCGCGGTACGGTTGCTTGCGAGATGCGCGGCGAACGGAGGGTCGATCCCGCCGAAGATCCTTGGAGTGAATAG
- the secD gene encoding protein translocase subunit SecD, whose protein sequence is MLRKDRWRLIFMAAVIAVSAIVVLRGKVNLGLDLRGGAHIVLQASGTKDVPLTPDSLDRLRTVLEKRVNQYGLTEPTLQKQGVDRMIVDLPGVEDPQAALRLIGSTALLEFREVIQTLYSAAPLPPQAERKNYDSDEEFNAAVKRWNDYRTQLEESQAKAMEQAKDFKGEEGQIVAGDDGGSIYLLGRPMLTGNELSNATSGFDQLGRPDVSLEFNSKGSELFEKATEATVGRQLAMVLDGSVISAPRVNERISGGKAQITGHFSVEEAKGLAVMLRAGALPVNVSILENRSVGPSLGSDSINAGAYAGMIGLAAVFLFMLLYYRLWGVTADLSLCTTLLVLFALLMAFKATLTLPGIAGIILTIGMAVDSNILIFERIREETRAGKTPNAALTSGFSNALTTILDSNITTVIAAAVLYYYGSGPLRGFAMTLTLGIIASLFSALVVNRVLLQLMVNYGSKTFQARK, encoded by the coding sequence ATGTTGAGAAAGGATCGTTGGCGGCTGATTTTCATGGCGGCCGTCATCGCAGTTTCGGCCATCGTGGTTCTGCGCGGCAAAGTGAATTTGGGGCTGGACCTTCGCGGCGGCGCTCATATCGTGCTTCAGGCCAGCGGCACCAAGGACGTGCCGCTGACGCCCGACAGTCTTGACCGTCTTCGTACGGTGCTCGAGAAGCGAGTGAATCAGTACGGGCTGACCGAGCCGACGCTGCAGAAGCAGGGTGTCGATCGCATGATCGTCGATCTTCCCGGCGTGGAAGATCCTCAGGCGGCCCTGAGGCTGATCGGCAGTACCGCTCTGCTGGAGTTCCGCGAAGTGATACAGACGCTTTACAGCGCCGCGCCTCTGCCGCCTCAGGCGGAGCGCAAGAATTACGACAGCGACGAGGAATTCAACGCTGCTGTCAAGCGCTGGAACGATTACAGGACTCAGCTCGAAGAGAGCCAGGCCAAGGCCATGGAACAGGCTAAGGATTTCAAGGGCGAAGAAGGGCAGATCGTCGCCGGCGACGACGGCGGTTCCATTTATCTGCTCGGCAGGCCGATGCTGACGGGCAACGAACTGAGCAACGCCACCTCCGGCTTTGACCAGCTGGGGCGTCCCGATGTCTCTCTTGAGTTCAACAGCAAGGGTTCGGAGCTCTTTGAGAAGGCGACGGAAGCGACCGTCGGCCGTCAGCTGGCTATGGTGCTCGACGGTTCGGTCATCTCGGCTCCCCGAGTCAACGAACGGATTTCCGGCGGCAAAGCGCAGATCACGGGACACTTCTCCGTGGAAGAGGCCAAAGGGCTGGCAGTCATGCTCCGCGCCGGCGCGTTGCCTGTGAACGTGTCCATTCTCGAGAACCGTTCCGTCGGCCCGTCGCTGGGGTCGGACTCGATCAACGCCGGCGCTTACGCAGGAATGATCGGTCTGGCGGCCGTGTTCCTTTTCATGCTGCTCTATTATCGCCTGTGGGGCGTCACGGCCGATCTGTCGCTGTGCACCACGCTGCTGGTGCTTTTCGCGCTGCTGATGGCGTTCAAGGCGACGCTGACGCTGCCCGGCATCGCCGGCATCATCCTCACCATCGGCATGGCCGTAGACAGCAACATCCTGATCTTCGAGCGCATCAGGGAAGAAACTCGCGCGGGCAAAACGCCCAATGCGGCGCTGACTTCGGGGTTCAGCAACGCTCTGACGACTATCCTTGACTCCAACATCACCACGGTCATCGCCGCCGCCGTTCTGTATTATTACGGCAGCGGCCCTCTGCGCGGCTTCGCCATGACGCTGACGCTCGGCATCATCGCCAGCCTTTTCAGCGCGCTGGTGGTCAATCGCGTGCTGCTGCAGCTCATGGTGAACTACGGAAGCAAGACCTTTCAGGCGCGCAAGTAA
- a CDS encoding redox-sensing transcriptional repressor Rex encodes MGFLIPSKKERITDPTVGRLVAYRRLLMRLVDDGVPVVSSKEIGEMLRLKSSQVRKDLSYLGEFGKRGVGYDVGRLLEDLAGILAPFEMWRIGLVGIGRLGEALLNHRSFLSENYEVTAVFDSNPDKIGRSYAGKPCYHIDDLPRIIAEKNITVLILTVPQQAAQTVLDMAVKTGRIEGVLNFSAAVLQAPPGVQIKDVDIFIELEKLLFKLKASEQKKKQNF; translated from the coding sequence ATGGGATTCCTGATCCCGTCGAAGAAGGAACGGATCACCGACCCGACCGTAGGACGTCTCGTCGCCTACCGGCGTCTGCTGATGCGTCTTGTGGACGACGGCGTGCCGGTGGTCTCTTCCAAGGAGATCGGCGAAATGCTGCGCCTGAAGTCCAGCCAGGTCCGCAAGGATCTGTCTTATCTGGGCGAATTCGGCAAGCGCGGCGTCGGATACGATGTCGGCCGTCTTCTGGAAGATCTGGCCGGCATCTTGGCGCCGTTTGAAATGTGGCGCATCGGTCTGGTGGGCATCGGCCGTCTGGGCGAAGCTCTGCTGAACCACCGCTCGTTCCTCAGCGAAAATTACGAAGTGACGGCTGTTTTCGACTCCAACCCCGACAAGATCGGGCGCAGCTATGCGGGAAAGCCCTGCTACCATATCGACGATCTGCCGCGGATCATCGCGGAAAAGAACATCACCGTGCTGATTCTGACCGTCCCGCAGCAGGCGGCGCAGACGGTGCTCGACATGGCGGTCAAGACCGGGAGAATCGAAGGCGTGCTGAACTTTTCAGCTGCGGTTCTGCAGGCGCCCCCCGGCGTTCAGATCAAGGACGTGGATATTTTCATCGAGCTGGAGAAGTTGCTTTTCAAGCTGAAAGCCTCTGAGCAGAAGAAGAAACAGAACTTTTGA
- a CDS encoding ABC transporter ATP-binding protein has product MAEKMNDEYLRVENLHTYFHTPEGVVKSVDGVSFHIDAGETLALVGESGCGKTVTSLSLIRLLADSAEVFADKMTIDRRTIKGLSKEEARKIRGKQISMIFQEPMTSLNPVYRIEKQLGEVFRLHDPKISKREIYERSVAILKRVGVPKPEERLRVYPHQLSGGLRQRVMIAISLASAPRMLIADEPTTALDVTIQAQIIDLLKSLQKDMNMAILLITHDFGVVSQIADRVAVMYAGKIVESGRLEDIFQDPWHVYTKLLIMSIPGIKVTRGGRLESIAGTVPNPLNWPKGCRFAPRCPEALDICFEDEPPEYVCGERRVRCHLKRGSV; this is encoded by the coding sequence ATGGCGGAAAAAATGAACGATGAATATCTGCGCGTGGAGAATCTGCACACTTACTTCCATACACCCGAAGGTGTTGTAAAATCGGTGGATGGCGTTTCGTTTCATATCGATGCGGGAGAAACGCTCGCGCTGGTCGGCGAATCCGGTTGCGGCAAAACCGTGACGTCGCTTTCTCTAATTCGTCTCTTAGCGGATTCGGCGGAAGTCTTTGCCGACAAAATGACGATTGACAGGCGTACGATTAAAGGTCTCTCTAAAGAAGAGGCGCGAAAAATTCGCGGTAAACAGATCTCCATGATCTTTCAGGAACCGATGACTTCGTTGAATCCGGTTTATCGTATTGAGAAACAGCTAGGCGAGGTGTTCCGCCTGCATGACCCGAAGATCTCCAAACGCGAAATCTATGAACGTTCCGTTGCCATTTTGAAAAGGGTTGGCGTCCCCAAGCCTGAAGAACGATTGAGAGTCTATCCTCATCAGCTTTCCGGAGGGCTTCGTCAACGAGTGATGATCGCGATCTCTCTGGCGTCTGCTCCGCGCATGCTCATAGCCGATGAGCCGACGACGGCTCTTGACGTCACTATCCAGGCTCAAATTATCGATCTGCTTAAGAGTCTGCAAAAGGACATGAACATGGCGATTCTACTGATCACTCACGACTTCGGCGTTGTTTCTCAGATTGCCGATCGAGTGGCGGTGATGTATGCTGGTAAAATTGTGGAGAGCGGGAGACTTGAAGATATTTTTCAGGATCCTTGGCATGTTTACACCAAGCTGCTGATCATGTCCATTCCAGGGATCAAGGTGACTCGGGGCGGACGGTTGGAATCTATTGCGGGGACGGTGCCAAATCCTCTGAACTGGCCGAAGGGCTGCCGTTTTGCGCCGCGCTGTCCTGAAGCTTTGGATATCTGTTTTGAGGATGAACCTCCCGAATATGTATGCGGCGAACGCCGCGTGCGCTGTCATTTGAAGCGGGGGAGCGTCTGA
- a CDS encoding ABC transporter ATP-binding protein, producing the protein MDNKETILKIEDLKVHFPIKRGLMQRTVGYIRAVDGVSMDIYRGETVGLVGESGCGKTTIGRAIVRLNEPMSGRIILDGKDDILKMHGDALRRLRKKVQIIFQDPYSSLNPSQTVRRLISEVLTVQMGYAAKEAAEKTAELLRQVGLAPVYALRYPHEFSGGQRQRVAIAKAIALQPEFLVCDEAVSALDVSIQSQIINLLIDLKEQIGNITYLFISHALNVVEHISDRVAVMYLGKICEFAPTEELFDHALHPYTQALLSAIPILSGRKNRERILLRGEVPSAACVPIGCRFHTRCPYAEKRCLEEEPLFRECAPNHFVACHRD; encoded by the coding sequence ATGGATAATAAAGAAACTATTCTCAAGATCGAGGACCTTAAGGTGCATTTCCCGATAAAACGCGGCCTTATGCAGCGTACGGTCGGGTACATTCGGGCTGTCGACGGGGTATCTATGGATATATACCGGGGCGAAACGGTTGGGCTGGTCGGTGAATCAGGATGCGGGAAAACGACCATAGGCCGCGCTATTGTTCGTCTGAACGAGCCGATGTCGGGCAGAATTATTCTGGATGGCAAAGATGATATCTTGAAAATGCATGGCGACGCGCTTCGACGACTGCGCAAAAAGGTGCAGATCATCTTTCAGGATCCTTATTCTTCTTTGAATCCTTCGCAAACAGTACGCCGACTCATTTCTGAAGTGCTGACGGTGCAGATGGGCTATGCGGCGAAAGAGGCGGCGGAAAAGACGGCCGAACTTCTTCGGCAGGTAGGTCTTGCGCCGGTCTATGCGCTTCGATATCCACACGAATTTTCCGGCGGTCAGCGTCAAAGGGTCGCGATTGCCAAAGCGATCGCCCTGCAGCCGGAATTCCTCGTTTGCGACGAAGCTGTGTCAGCATTGGACGTTTCCATACAGTCTCAGATTATCAATCTTCTCATCGATCTCAAAGAACAGATTGGCAACATAACATATCTCTTTATTTCTCATGCCCTGAACGTGGTGGAACATATTTCGGATCGGGTCGCCGTTATGTATTTGGGAAAAATCTGCGAGTTCGCCCCAACGGAAGAGCTCTTCGATCATGCGCTGCATCCTTATACTCAAGCGTTATTATCGGCTATACCGATTTTATCGGGACGCAAAAATCGCGAACGTATCTTGCTGAGGGGCGAAGTTCCCAGCGCGGCTTGCGTGCCCATCGGCTGCCGTTTCCATACGCGCTGTCCTTATGCGGAAAAACGTTGTCTGGAAGAGGAGCCTCTCTTCAGGGAATGCGCGCCGAACCATTTCGTGGCATGCCACAGGGATTGA
- the nikB gene encoding nickel ABC transporter permease gives MWAYIIRRIFQTVPTLLISSLLIFSLLYVTPGDPVELILGTEDANVSEEQRKLVEEQWGLDKPFLVRYIRFIKGAFVGDLGTSYATGEDVFSSVAKRMPNTLKLAGSAMVIALVVSLPLGILAALKHNGILDSVATALATIGVSLPRFWFGLVLIIFFALHLGWLPTMPETTNIADGVVPFLRSIILPASSLALSMAATQTRMIRSSMLDVLNQDYVRYARSKGLKEHAVIWGHALKNAMIPVVTVIGGEIGSLLGGAVITESIFSWPGVGRLTISSIARRDYPMIQGATLMLCISYMLVNLVVDILYAWFNPRIRLDSK, from the coding sequence ATGTGGGCTTATATAATAAGACGTATTTTTCAGACTGTCCCGACGCTGCTGATCAGCTCTCTGCTCATATTTTCGCTGCTGTACGTGACCCCAGGCGATCCTGTTGAACTGATCCTTGGAACGGAAGATGCGAACGTGTCGGAAGAACAGCGTAAACTCGTTGAAGAGCAGTGGGGGCTGGACAAACCATTCCTTGTCCGTTACATACGTTTTATAAAAGGCGCATTTGTAGGCGATCTTGGCACGTCATACGCTACGGGGGAAGACGTGTTCTCCAGCGTGGCAAAACGTATGCCGAACACCCTCAAGCTGGCTGGGAGCGCTATGGTGATTGCTCTCGTCGTTTCGTTGCCTTTGGGGATATTGGCGGCTCTGAAACACAACGGCATCTTGGATTCTGTAGCAACAGCTCTGGCGACGATTGGCGTATCGCTGCCAAGATTCTGGTTCGGTTTGGTTCTGATTATATTCTTTGCTCTGCATTTAGGCTGGTTGCCGACTATGCCGGAAACTACGAACATCGCGGACGGCGTTGTGCCTTTTCTGCGCTCGATCATACTGCCGGCCTCATCTTTGGCGTTAAGCATGGCGGCTACCCAAACGCGGATGATCCGGTCCAGCATGCTGGACGTTCTGAATCAGGATTATGTGCGGTACGCGCGTAGCAAGGGATTGAAGGAGCATGCCGTTATTTGGGGGCATGCGCTAAAAAATGCCATGATTCCCGTTGTCACCGTTATAGGCGGAGAAATCGGCAGTTTGCTGGGCGGAGCGGTCATTACGGAGTCTATTTTCTCTTGGCCCGGCGTCGGCCGTTTGACGATTAGTTCCATTGCGCGGAGGGATTATCCAATGATCCAGGGCGCGACTCTCATGCTTTGTATAAGTTACATGCTCGTAAATCTGGTTGTCGATATTTTATACGCGTGGTTCAATCCCCGCATTCGCCTCGACTCGAAATAG